In the genome of Streptomyces collinus, one region contains:
- a CDS encoding immune inhibitor A domain-containing protein produces the protein MTSRPWTFRAAAISVALAAATATASTYAVADDAPAPRPTTVDRHDPAERHHDEHDLEGPLSKTQDAQRQEALNQVLSGKSKVKNREGSKVVQLKSKKGDAKYVELGREKTDKIFTILVEFGDQVDSRYGGTPGPLHNAIPKPDRKKDNSTAWRADYDRDYFQDLYFGSGKGVDSVKTYYEKQSSGRYSVDGEVSDWVKVPYNEARYGNNACGDTNCSSVWNVVSDGLNAWVSQQKAAGRTDAQIKADVARFDEWDRYDFDGDGDFNESDGYIDHFQIVHAGEDESAGGGAQGTDAIWAHRWYAFGTDAGATGPENNKLGGAKIGDTGIWVGDYTVQPENGGLGVYAHEYGHDLGLPDHYDTAGGENSTGFWTLMSSGSWLGTGKNEIGDLPGDMTAWDKLQLGWLNFDKAKAGVNSWHKLGVAEYNTKHKQALVVDLPKKAVTTEVVAPAEGKTQWWSGSGDNLKNTLTRVVDLTGKSKAQLTLDGWYDIEANYDFLYTEVSTDGGANWTAVDGTVDGQPIQRDASDKPVLTGTVDGYKKLAFPLDAYAGKKIDLRFRYQTDGGVAQKGFAADAITVTADGAPVFSDNAESADAAWKATGFSRIGASFTKDYAQYYIAENRQYVSYDKTLKTGPYNFGFTARPDWVEHYAYQNGLLIWKWDTSQVDNNTSQHKGTGLVLPIDSHPDQLKWADGTLMRNRIQAYDSPFSLYRTDGMTLHKADVAKYIPGSKGVSVFNDRKNTYYDESNPTAGVKITDTNTKIKILKEAKDGSTIELEVGAAGR, from the coding sequence AGTAGACCCTGGACGTTCAGAGCGGCCGCCATAAGCGTGGCGCTCGCGGCGGCCACTGCCACCGCCTCGACCTACGCGGTGGCCGACGACGCCCCGGCTCCCCGGCCCACCACCGTGGACCGGCACGACCCGGCGGAACGTCACCATGACGAGCACGACCTCGAAGGCCCCCTGAGCAAGACGCAGGACGCCCAGCGCCAGGAGGCCCTGAACCAGGTCCTGTCGGGCAAGAGCAAGGTCAAGAACCGCGAGGGCTCGAAGGTCGTCCAGCTCAAGAGCAAGAAGGGCGACGCCAAGTACGTCGAGCTCGGCCGCGAGAAGACCGACAAGATCTTCACGATCCTGGTCGAGTTCGGCGACCAGGTCGACAGCCGCTACGGCGGCACCCCGGGCCCGCTGCACAACGCGATACCCAAGCCCGACCGCAAGAAGGACAACTCCACGGCCTGGCGGGCCGACTACGACCGGGACTACTTCCAGGACCTGTACTTCGGTTCCGGCAAGGGCGTCGACTCCGTCAAGACCTACTACGAGAAGCAGTCCTCGGGCCGCTACTCGGTCGACGGCGAGGTCTCGGACTGGGTCAAGGTCCCCTACAACGAGGCGCGCTACGGCAACAACGCCTGCGGTGACACCAACTGCTCCAGTGTGTGGAACGTCGTCAGCGACGGTCTGAACGCCTGGGTCTCCCAGCAGAAGGCAGCGGGGAGGACCGACGCGCAGATCAAGGCGGACGTCGCGCGCTTCGACGAGTGGGACCGCTACGACTTCGACGGCGACGGCGACTTCAACGAGTCCGACGGCTACATCGACCACTTCCAGATCGTGCACGCCGGCGAGGACGAGTCCGCGGGCGGCGGCGCCCAGGGCACCGACGCGATCTGGGCCCACCGCTGGTACGCCTTCGGCACCGACGCCGGCGCCACCGGCCCCGAGAACAACAAGCTCGGCGGCGCGAAGATCGGCGACACCGGCATCTGGGTCGGCGACTACACCGTCCAGCCCGAGAACGGCGGACTCGGCGTCTACGCCCACGAGTACGGCCACGACCTCGGCCTGCCGGACCACTACGACACCGCGGGCGGCGAGAACTCCACCGGCTTCTGGACGCTGATGTCGTCCGGTTCCTGGCTCGGCACCGGCAAGAACGAGATCGGTGACCTGCCCGGCGACATGACCGCCTGGGACAAGCTGCAGCTCGGCTGGCTGAACTTCGACAAGGCCAAGGCCGGCGTCAACTCCTGGCACAAGCTGGGCGTGGCGGAGTACAACACCAAGCACAAGCAGGCCCTGGTCGTCGACCTCCCCAAGAAGGCGGTCACCACCGAGGTCGTCGCCCCCGCCGAGGGCAAGACCCAGTGGTGGAGCGGCAGCGGTGACAACCTCAAGAACACCCTGACGCGTGTCGTCGACCTGACCGGCAAGTCGAAGGCGCAGCTGACCCTCGACGGCTGGTACGACATCGAGGCCAACTACGACTTCCTCTACACCGAGGTCTCGACCGACGGCGGCGCCAACTGGACCGCTGTCGACGGCACGGTGGACGGCCAGCCGATCCAGCGCGACGCCAGCGACAAGCCGGTCCTGACCGGCACGGTCGACGGTTACAAGAAGCTCGCCTTCCCGCTCGACGCCTACGCGGGCAAGAAGATCGACCTCCGCTTCCGCTACCAGACCGACGGCGGCGTGGCCCAGAAGGGCTTCGCGGCCGACGCGATCACGGTGACGGCCGACGGCGCGCCCGTCTTCTCCGACAACGCCGAGAGCGCGGACGCCGCGTGGAAGGCCACCGGCTTCTCCCGCATCGGCGCGTCCTTCACCAAGGACTACGCGCAGTACTACATCGCCGAGAACCGGCAGTACGTGTCGTACGACAAGACGCTGAAGACCGGCCCGTACAACTTCGGCTTCACGGCGCGTCCGGACTGGGTGGAGCACTACGCGTACCAGAACGGCCTGCTGATCTGGAAGTGGGACACCTCCCAGGTCGACAACAACACCAGCCAGCACAAGGGCACCGGTCTGGTCCTGCCGATCGACTCGCACCCGGACCAGCTGAAGTGGGCCGACGGCACGCTGATGCGCAACCGCATCCAGGCCTACGACTCGCCGTTCAGCCTCTACCGCACCGACGGCATGACGCTGCACAAGGCGGACGTGGCGAAGTACATCCCGGGGTCGAAGGGCGTCTCGGTCTTCAACGACCGGAAGAACACCTACTACGACGAGTCGAACCCCACCGCGGGCGTCAAGATCACTGACACCAACACGAAGATCAAGATCCTCAAGGAAGCCAAGGACGGCTCGACGATCGAGCTGGAGGTCGGCGCCGCGGGTAGGTAA